The DNA window TAAACTGTGTATAGATTTGTACCAAGACGTCGATCCTGTCCCAGTGCTCACGCACAGACCGGAGCCCTTTATTTTGTGATACTTTTGGTCCTCATcaaactttataaataaagaactAGTTCGTGCTGATAACGTTTCGCCCATAAAAACCTGGTGACAAATACCAGAGCTGAGATATGCATAAAAAAGTAAGTCAAATCGCTCgactttaaatatatacatatgtatcgAGAAACTAATTAACTCACTTCATTAAGCGCTAACCAAGGTAAACGTCTTTCCTTTGGTAATTCGCTAACTTTACTTTCAAATTTTTCGGTTGTACAAAATCTgtaagtatatataattaattatatatttaataaaaaattaattatcgccgaAACCActtataaatcaataaataaaataatacatgatttaattataatattaattaatttaattatttattaataaaacaaaaattaatataaaataaaaactaatataaaatattaatttgattataatattaatataatatacctGTCAGCAATACGTCCTTTCTCGTGCATATGAAAAGTAGGTTGCCATATTTCTTCTCCTTTTAAAGTGATTCGTATTCGTCTTCGCATGAGCGTACTGTAGTGTCCAGCTCTTAgcatttcaaaaatttctggTATGGCATTTGTAAACTTTGCTGATAATAAAAGATAGCCTTCTGATTTTTCAGGATATGAGTTAATGCCCATTACAggttttttattgttaaatattaaatttgaggCTAAGAGAAACGTTCCATCACCACCAATTGGTAGCACCAAATCCGCCCATGTAAAAAGCGAAGGATGTAAAtttgttctaaaaaaaaatgcaatatatttttatcaccaataaatattaaatgactAAGAAAGATTTAAACTCacctatttattattttatactctACATTCATCTTTTGTAGAATCTGAATAACTTGGTTTTCTACATTTTTGGTGGCCAAGTGGCTAGCAAGCATGGTGTCATAATCTGAACCTTTTTTGATCAGTTTCATCTTCAGCTGGTCTTCGTTGAGTTTGGGTTCTCGTAATTTTTCGAAGTGGTATCGAGACAATTTTTCCACAATAAGTACTTTCTTAGGCACAAAACTGGATTcatttcgaaagaaaaaacgcAGGCTTCTGTGTACATTGGTAGAAGGAGATTGTAAAAGCTGCAAcgttcctaaaaaaaaaaaaaaaaaaaaaaaatcaagaataTCGATCAATTATCACAATTAACCTGCTTTTGCATGCTTCAGATAATTAGATTATCAATGTATATTATCTTATGTACAAGATTAATTGGTTTCTAGCACAGATTATAATATGCAAAAACAATATTCGCTTGTAAAATACAACGTGATAAAGTGTTTCCTCGATTTACCTTTGACCTGATACATATCTTTCAGAGATAAGAGACATTTACTCAactacgcgataaaaaaataattatgagaaTAACGAACTGTCACATCTGTCTTCAAAACATCGTAAGAAACTGACttctttacattaataaatgataGTTAAGTATCCCATAcggcaaatattaaaatctctttctttataaattgtttttattttttagaaatattgtCAACATTATCGTTATCAcgagtatataaattatgttgtGTAAAACAAAAGTATTGATGCTTTTTCTTGCATTTTTCGTGTACGAAACGGAAtgattacatttaaatttctttaccgtaaaaaaaaaaaaaaaaaaaaaaaaaagaataataaaaaaataaaaagaggaaagaagcGCGACAATAAATGCTTATTTCGTCGGGAAAATTTCCATTTCGAGATATCTGTGTAGGTCGATTTCCCGGTCTTCATTCTTCCTGGGCATCTGCGGCTGCCGATTAAATCTTATCgatctcattttttttttaacgtaactgCTACGCGTGCTACGCATACACAATACAGAatacaataaaagaaaaaaaaatgcgtaagAAAAATTGCTCTAAAGATGATTAGCCACGTAGTTATACTCACTGGCAGTTCCAGTAGTTCCACAGAGGTACTTAAAAACCGTCATTGCATGATGATCGAGGCGTTCACGTAAGCAATACCGAACCGTTGCTAATGAAAAGTTGCTTCGCAATCAATCGATGGACGGGTAACCGATCCCCTCTCACCGGCAAAAGCCATGCGGCGATCGAGTGCCGTATCTTGTCACtttttatacgtacatatgtacgtacgtacaccTGTACTCGTATACACGTGACTCACTGTCGCGAACGGAGCGTCGAGGCAGTGTTTACTCCAGATTCTAGAGTAGAATTGAGTAGAgtgaataaaaagaagtgAAACCGAAGCAGGTCCCTCTCTCCGATTGGCTACGCCATGCTACGATTATTTCCGGCAGCCAGCCAACCAGACAGTCAGAACAGCCAGATCGCCTGAGCgggttaaattaaataataagaaataatttttaacatttattccTTCCAATTATCATAGCGATCTTTTGGTACAGTCTTACATACACTCTATTGCaatgatttttatatacagTGCTCTagtccttaaaaaaaaaaaagaaaaaaaaatgcgggaaCAAATATAAACTGCATGAATATTTCCTCAATCTTCCGTTTTCTTCTGAAGAAACATTATAAAATCTTACATGTACATATAGGAATGCGATCTTTTTGCAATACAGCGTGCCGCCGTAAAATGCCGTACTCGGCATGCAATATCGATACCGGGAATCGCATACACCAAGACGTAGAACATTAAATAAGTGGTATTAAAatggaacttttttttttctattaagaCGAGTTCTCCTATTGTATCACATTTCTCACGGAAACGAAAAGAGGTGATACCGCAGCCTTTGAAAAAAGATATCCAATCGGACGTAGACAACATCCGCGAGTGCGTCGAGATGTTATTCGGATTTTGCCTTCGTGTCCTCTTTATAATGTAGCAAGACAAGGGAGAACAGAAACACGCCGGCCATCATGGAAAATGCGCTTATGTAATACGGAAACGCGCTAGGTATGAAGCGTTCGTATTGCGTGTGCTGCAAAGGACGCACAGAGACCTGCGTAGTGCTGTAGAGATGTGTCAGACCGATGCGCATGTAGTCCACCTTGAACTGGTACACACCGTAGACGTCGGGGATTTTGAACCTTCCCTCGTAGCGGCCGTTTCCCACTGGTTTCATGGTCATACGCACGAACGGATCGATCCGTACAAATTCCAGCTGCAGATCATTCGTCTCGTAGGGTACCCATTTGCCGCTCGCTAGCCGCTCGACCTCGATCGAGTACACGACGTCGTCCATGATCGTGTATGCGGCTGGTGGTTGAGTCTCGCCGACGCGATGATGGTGAACAGACGATACGCGTATAACGccgttttctttaaataccCACTGCGCCATCGCTTTGGCCACCTGCTGATTACCGGACTTCGGGTATCTCTGACCACCTGcaaatggttttttttaatcttatataatttttttctggataccaaaatttcattattaacgaTAGCTAGTTACAAATCTTTTAAAAGCtaagtgaaaaaaataatttttccttgcGGAAGAATttaagtcttttttttgttacctTGCCCCTTTTGAACCGGGCTAGTAAACGCCTCATCGCTGAAGAAAAATAGCGAGCCGGAGAACAAAACTCGAGCGTTATTTCTCGCCTGTAGAGCTGCTATCAGCAGAGTATTCGTGCCAACGCCGTGTGGATACTCTTTGATTGGTTGATCAGGATAATAGGTGTAAGCTGAGGTAGATGCCGACAGTAGACGTAAAATTAAAGGATTATCTGTATCTGCAATCAGTCCAGTTCCTTGATATAATAATGGAGGGATGTCTTTACTGCCAACAATAACTGGAGCATCTATCAGATTTGCTGCATCTGCTACTATAGTAGTATGATAGCCACCATCTGACACGTCATAGTTCATGTGATCGATCACAGTGGAACCTTCCTCATCTACTTCCAAGCCACACTCTGAGGCTAATTCATGTATAGCATCGCCAGATTGAGAAGAGCCAGCAAGTAGAACATTCCCACCGCCGTCTATGAATTCTGTTATTACTTCTACGCTTAGAGCACCACCAAATTCCTCCACTGTAGGAGCGAATATTATCAGATGTTCATATAAATATTCGCCATACTTAGACAGCTGCAAGGCTGCATCATCAGCAGACTTAAAAGTGAGCTCATAATGACTAtctgcaataattttataacatgtTATTAAATCTTATCAactaattttatcaattaaataaatttaatcatttcttgataaaaataaataattatatattaaaaaaaaaaaaaaaaaaaacatataagtaaaacattaatatatatcgtaataaaataacatagaattatataaaaaaaaaaattagacctGTCGCACTAGAAACGACCATTTTAAAGcgtaaaaacattattttttaatgaaattaattaaaaaatgacataaactaattaaaaaatgacatttTGCCGAAGGTCCAGAAACAGTCAACGTTCTACTTGATCCAGAGTCTTTAAATTAGAATGAGAAAAAATTGAGACAGATTGACACTTGTAAAAACTCATCGGTTACTATTCCCCGTGTATATACGCGGACGCGTGTAATATCCACGGAGACGCGTAGTGCACGCCGAGAAAGCGGTCCGGACTGTCGGCGTCGACTAGAATAGAGAAGTGCCAGTACCCTGTAGCATTTTGAAGAATATCGAGTGGGTCTCCTTGGTCGCGAGGTTGTCGAGCAAGACGAGGACCCGGCCGCCGGCGTTCGAGCCGGCGAACACGAGGAACAGGCAGAATAACCTCGCCGCGAGCTTCATCGCGCACCACTTGTGTGACGAAGTGCCACGGGCCACGTCGAACGGTCGAACGTCGTCACGCCGAGATAGCGTGTTCACAAATTCATCGGCTGCGGGCCCGGGCGTTCCAAGTGCTCCAACAAACTCCAGCCGTCCTGAGCCAGCTGGATCAGTCTGGGTAACCTTCCGTGAAATTCAGATCGCGCGGAACTTGAGAGACAAGAACAGCTGTTATTAAcgtaagatataaatatatattgttgtTACGCTTATAGCTCATTTTTTGGTATAAAATGTGAAGAAAGCGATAATTAACtttacgttttatataaagatattcTAGGCTGGAGTCTGTGGCCTCCAAGAAAAGAGGTTATCTTGGCTGAGAGATTGGGTTAGGTTAATCATTCGCGCTTTCCCGCCCGGCATATAATTGTAACAATGGATGAAAACGATG is part of the Cardiocondyla obscurior isolate alpha-2009 linkage group LG14, Cobs3.1, whole genome shotgun sequence genome and encodes:
- the LOC139107828 gene encoding NAD kinase 2, mitochondrial — protein: MTVFKYLCGTTGTARTLQLLQSPSTNVHRSLRFFFRNESSFVPKKVLIVEKLSRYHFEKLREPKLNEDQLKMKLIKKGSDYDTMLASHLATKNVENQVIQILQKMNVEYKIINRTNLHPSLFTWADLVLPIGGDGTFLLASNLIFNNKKPVMGINSYPEKSEGYLLLSAKFTNAIPEIFEMLRAGHYSTLMRRRIRITLKGEEIWQPTFHMHEKGRIADRFCTTEKFESKVSELPKERRLPWLALNEVFMGETLSARTSSLFIKFDEDQKYHKIKGSGLCVSTGTGSTSWYKSIHSLNHQTVRELLNLVNNKQQFTNDEIDTICSTFNSNLRFDAEDCKLCYSIRDMIITNAMPISKDVHTRGFCKKATVKSQCFDASLVLDGGIAVPFNFGTIAEIETYPEDSLRTLTLLD
- the Ost48 gene encoding dolichyl-diphosphooligosaccharide--protein glycosyltransferase 48 kDa subunit, whose protein sequence is MKLAARLFCLFLVFAGSNAGGRVLVLLDNLATKETHSIFFKMLQDSHYELTFKSADDAALQLSKYGEYLYEHLIIFAPTVEEFGGALSVEVITEFIDGGGNVLLAGSSQSGDAIHELASECGLEVDEEGSTVIDHMNYDVSDGGYHTTIVADAANLIDAPVIVGSKDIPPLLYQGTGLIADTDNPLILRLLSASTSAYTYYPDQPIKEYPHGVGTNTLLIAALQARNNARVLFSGSLFFFSDEAFTSPVQKGQGGQRYPKSGNQQVAKAMAQWVFKENGVIRVSSVHHHRVGETQPPAAYTIMDDVVYSIEVERLASGKWVPYETNDLQLEFVRIDPFVRMTMKPVGNGRYEGRFKIPDVYGVYQFKVDYMRIGLTHLYSTTQVSVRPLQHTQYERFIPSAFPYYISAFSMMAGVFLFSLVLLHYKEDTKAKSE